The Saprospiraceae bacterium genome contains the following window.
AATGAAATAAGCCTGAATCATAAAATTGAACGTTTGCTAACTATGCAAAAGCTTTTTAAATATTGGCACGTTGCACATTTACCATTTGCTTTGATTATGGCAATTATTTTAATTATCCATGTTGCGATTACCTTAAGCTTTGGTTACCGATGGATCTTTTAATTTCTGAACTCATCCTCGAAGAATTAATAATTTATGGCTCCGTGGCCGTTGTTTGCTTTACAATTATTTTCTTTTACATCCGTAAGCAGCAAAAACAATCAAAACATTTTGAGGCAAAAATAATTAAAGCAAAGGAAGAGGGATTGTTTGAACCCGTTTCGTTACATCCAGTCATCGATACCAATTCATGCATTAAAACAGGCGCCTGCCTGACTGCTTGTCCTGAAAAAGATATAATCGGAATTGTAAATGGAAGAGCAACACTTGTAAATGCATCTCAATGCATTGGTCACGGTGCTTGTTTTCATGCGTGTCCGGTTGAAGCCATTACATTAAGAATCGGAACTGAAAAACGAGGAGTCGATTTACCGCATGTAAATCAAAATTTTGAAAGCAATGTACCTGGAATCTATATAGCAGGTGAATTGGGTGGCATGGGCTTGATTAAAAACAGTGTAGAGCAAGGAAAAAATGCGGTAGAAAACATGGCAAAGGTCGGTTTTAATAAAAACAATCCGCAATTTGATTTAATAATAATAGGAGCCGGACCTGCAGGCATTGCAGCTTCATTAAATGCTAAAAAACACAATCTCAAATTTATTACACTCGAACAAGATAGTTTAGGGGGAACTGTGTTTACGTTTCCCCGTACTAAAATTGTAATGACTGCTCCTATGCATTTACCTTTGTTTGGCAAAATTCAATTACGTGATACAAGTAAATCAGAATTATTGGACCTCTGGATCAAAGTACTTTCTGAAAATAATATTAAAATAAAAGAGAATACCAAAGTTGAATCCATCGCTTACAAAGACGAGCAATTTATTGTCACAACCAACACCGGTGAAAATTTCCAAACTGAAAAAATAGTATTGGCTATTGGGCGAAGAGGCAGTCCAAGAAAACTAAATGTACCTGGTGAACAATTAGAAAAAGTAGCATATAGATTGCTGGAACCAGAAAACATTTTCAATAAAAAAATAATAGTTGTTGGAGGTGGAGATTCTGCAATTGAAGCAGCCCTTTCATTGGCTGAACAAAATGAAGTATTGCTTTCCTATAGAGGAGATTCTTTTGGAAGAATAAAGCCAAAAAATAATGAAAAAATTAAGGAAGCAATTACTCTTTCTAAAATTGATGTTCGGTTTAATTCAACCATACATTCTATTGAAACAACTCACATTTTGCTAAAAACCGAGAACAAAGAAGGCTTAGAACAAATTGAAAACGATTTAATTTACATTTTTGCCGGAGGTGAGTTACCCACCCAATTTTTAGAAAAAGCAGGAATTCAAATTAGTAAACGATTTGGTTATACGCTTTTAAAACATTCTTGAAGAAATAAGTTTCATTTACCAAGCTGGCACATTGCATCCGATTCATCGTTAAATTTAACTGGTACAGTCTTTAATTTTACAGTTCGGGCTGCTAACACATTCATTCACATACCCATTTTGCTAACTTTAATGATTATTATCATCTCACTGTCAAGTGAATTTGTAGTAATTTTAAAGGATTGGAAACACACGCCCAAATAATTGTTCTCTTGTTAATTTAAGAATAAAACTTTATTTGGAAAATGTAAAAGCTGTGAGATTAATATACTTACTAGTAATTATTAGTTTATCTATACACTTGAACGCTCAATTATCACCGGGAGATTTGGCTAAAGTGCATGAGCACTTAGAAGGGAATTTAAATTGTACCCAATGCCATATTCTAGGTGAAAAAGTTTCTGATGATAAATGCCTGAGCTGTCACCTGGAATTAAAAAGTAGAATTACACAAAACAAAGGGTTTCACGCTTCAGCATCCGTTAAATCTAAAAATTGTGCCTCCTGTCATAGTGATCACCATGGAAAAGGGTTTCAAATTGTACGTTTTGATGAAAAAGCTTTTGACCATACCGTTACAGGATACGAATTAACCGGAAAACATGCTCGAGTCGATTGCAAAGCTTGTCACCGTCCGGCTCATATCGTCAATGATGGAATCCGATTAAAAAAATATACTTTTTTAGGTCTTGATACCAAATGTCTTAATTGCCATGAAGATTCCCATCAGAATACGCTTTCCAAATCTTGTTCAAATTGCCATACCACAGAAGCATTTGTACCTGCCTCCAATTTTCAACACCAAAAAACAAAGTACAATCTGGTAGGAAAACACAAAGCGGTTGATTGTAAACAATGTCATCCAATCGAAACCCGCAACGGTGAAAGATTCCAACGATTTAGTGGCATTGCATACTCCAATTGCTCAAGTTGTCACACCGATGTACATAAAAAAGAATTAGGACTTAAATGTAATGAATGCCATACAGAAGAATCCTTCCAAAAATTTATTGGCTCTAATCGATACAATCATACGGCCACAGGATTTTTATTAAAAGGAAAACATAAATCGCTGGATTGTTCAAAATGCCATAATACATTGCTCCCTTTCAATTTGGTTTTTCAAGACCGTAAAGGAATCAAAGAAGAAGCCTGTGTCAGTTGTCATAAAGACATCCATGAAGGAAAATTTGGAACAGATTGTAAAGAGTGCCATACAACAGATGGTTTTCGCAAAATGAACCATCCGGATCGCTTTGATCATAATTTGACAAATTATAAATTAGAAGGCAAGCATCAACAAGTTGACTGTAAATTATGCCACAAAGAAGATTACACTAAAAATATTCCACACGAAACATGTATATC
Protein-coding sequences here:
- a CDS encoding NAD(P)-binding domain-containing protein, whose amino-acid sequence is MDLLISELILEELIIYGSVAVVCFTIIFFYIRKQQKQSKHFEAKIIKAKEEGLFEPVSLHPVIDTNSCIKTGACLTACPEKDIIGIVNGRATLVNASQCIGHGACFHACPVEAITLRIGTEKRGVDLPHVNQNFESNVPGIYIAGELGGMGLIKNSVEQGKNAVENMAKVGFNKNNPQFDLIIIGAGPAGIAASLNAKKHNLKFITLEQDSLGGTVFTFPRTKIVMTAPMHLPLFGKIQLRDTSKSELLDLWIKVLSENNIKIKENTKVESIAYKDEQFIVTTNTGENFQTEKIVLAIGRRGSPRKLNVPGEQLEKVAYRLLEPENIFNKKIIVVGGGDSAIEAALSLAEQNEVLLSYRGDSFGRIKPKNNEKIKEAITLSKIDVRFNSTIHSIETTHILLKTENKEGLEQIENDLIYIFAGGELPTQFLEKAGIQISKRFGYTLLKHS
- a CDS encoding cytochrome c family protein gives rise to the protein MNAQLSPGDLAKVHEHLEGNLNCTQCHILGEKVSDDKCLSCHLELKSRITQNKGFHASASVKSKNCASCHSDHHGKGFQIVRFDEKAFDHTVTGYELTGKHARVDCKACHRPAHIVNDGIRLKKYTFLGLDTKCLNCHEDSHQNTLSKSCSNCHTTEAFVPASNFQHQKTKYNLVGKHKAVDCKQCHPIETRNGERFQRFSGIAYSNCSSCHTDVHKKELGLKCNECHTEESFQKFIGSNRYNHTATGFLLKGKHKSLDCSKCHNTLLPFNLVFQDRKGIKEEACVSCHKDIHEGKFGTDCKECHTTDGFRKMNHPDRFDHNLTNYKLEGKHQQVDCKLCHKEDYTKNIPHETCISCHKDFHEGQFNKNGLISDCANCHTVQSFSISHYTIEQHQIGTFPLTGAHEATACSACHLKDSKWTFTNLPEKCVGCHLDVHGDYINQKYYPNQNCTNCHQTDSWQNIQFDHSTTGYQLLGAHAKLACMNCHGLSKNDTGHPYKNFSYKKSNCTDCHNNVHGNQFEKNGTTDCASCHGFENWKAIFFNHDSTAFKLEGKHKEVSCGKCHKETLVENKKTIQFKIEKFECVDCHH